One genomic region from Physeter macrocephalus isolate SW-GA unplaced genomic scaffold, ASM283717v5 random_121, whole genome shotgun sequence encodes:
- the LLGL1 gene encoding lethal(2) giant larvae protein homolog 1 isoform X6, protein MMKFRFRRQGADPQREKLKQELFAFHKTVEHGFPNQPSALAFDPELRIMAIGTRSGAVKIYGAPGVEFTGLHRDAATVTQMHFLPGQGRLLTLLDDSSLHLWEVVHHNGCAHLEEALHHQPPSRPGFDGASGLPSLARITVVLLVAAGDLAALGTEGGSVFFLDVPTLTLLEGQTLGPDEVLRSVPDDYRCGKALGPVEALQGRLRDPARILVGYSRGLLVIWNRAARCADRIFLGTQQLESVCWERSGRTLVSSHSDGSYAVWATDAGDSPMTQPTVATTPYGPFPCKAISKILWRNCASGEHFVVFSGGMPRASYGDRHCVSVLQAETLVTLDFTSRVIDFFTVHSTRPEDEFDEPQALAVLLEEELVVLDLQTPGWPAVPAPYLAPLHSSAITCSAHVAGVPAKLWARIVSAGEQQHPTAASGASSWPITGGRNLAQEPSQRGLLLTGHEDGTVRFWDASGVALRPLYKLSTAGLFQTDCEHADSLAQAAEDDWPPFRKVGCFDPYSDDPRLGVQKVALCKYTAQMVVAGTAGQVLVLELSDEPSEQAVGVASVDLLQDREGFTWKGHERLSPRTGPLPWPAGFQPRALVQCLPPAAVTAVTLHAEWGLVAFGTSHGFGLFDYLRRSPVLARCTLHPNDSLAMEGPLSRVKSLKKSLRQSFRRIRKSRVSGKKRLTATGSKLQEANAQLAEQAGPHDVEVTPVQRRIEPRSADDSLSGVVRCLYFADTFLRDAAHHGPTMWAGTNSGSVFAYALEVPAAAANSDRRPERAVEAVLGKEVQLMHRAPVVAVAVLDGRGRPLPEPYEASRDLAQAPDMQGGHAVLIASEEQFKVFTLPKVSAKTKFKLTAHEGCRVRKVALATFASVACEDYAETCLACLTNLGDVHVFSVPGLRPQVHYACIRKEDISGIASCVFTRHGQGFYLISPSEFERFSLSARNITEPLCSLDISWPRDAMHASYRPRESPKLSQANGTPGVVLGPQSRGGSPDPTRSEGADTPEPPEATLSPTSVDSATSADTTLDTTGDVTVEDVKDFLGSSEESEKNLRNLSEEDEARACPILIG, encoded by the exons CTACGGTGCCCCCGGCGTGGAGTTCACGGGCCTGCATCGAGACGCGGCCACCGTCACCCAGATGCACTTCCTGCCCGGCCAG GGCCGCCTCCTGACCTTGCTGGACGACAGCAGCCTCCATCTTTGGGAGGTCGTCCACCACAACGGTTGCGCCCACCTGGAGGAAGCCCTCCACCACCAGCCACCCAGTCGCCCGGGCTTTGATGGTGCCAG TGGCCTGCCCAGCCTCGCCCGCATCACCGTGGTCCTGCTGGTGGCTGCCGGTGACCTGGCGGCCCTGGGCACTGAGGGCGGAAGCGTCTTCTTCCTGGATGTTCCCACCCTGACGCTGCTTGAGGGGCAGACCCTTGGCCCGGACGAGGTTCTGCGGAG CGTGCCCGACGACTACCGGTGCGGCAAGGCCCTGGGCCCCGTGGAGGCGCTGCAGGGACGCCTGCGGGACCCCGCCCGGATCCTCGTCGGCTACAGCCGGGGCCTGCTGGTCATCTGGAACAGGGCCGCGCGGTGTGCCGACCGCATCTTCCTGGGCACCCAG CAGCTGGAGAGCGTGTGCTGGGAGCGCAGCGGCCGCACGCTGGTCAGCTCGCACAGCGATGGCAGCTACGCCGTCTGGGCCACGGACGCCGGCGACTCCCCGATGACACAGCCCACTGTGGCCACCACGCCCTACG GCCCCTTCCCCTGCAAAGCCATCAGCAAGATCCTGTGGCGAAACTGTGCGTCTGG CGAGCACTTCGTCGTCTTCAGCGGCGGCATGCCCCGCGCCAGCTATGGCGACCGCCACTGCGTGAGTGTGCTCCAGGCCGAGACCCTGGTGACGCTGGACTTCACCTCCCGCGTCATCGACTTCTTCACGGTGCACAGCACGCGGCCCGAGGACG AGTTCGACGAGCCGCAGGCCCTGGCCGTGCTGCTCGAAGAGGAGCTGGTGGTGCTGGACCTGCAGACGCCCGGCTGGCCGGCTGTGCCCGCCCCGTACCTGGCCCCGCTGCACTCGTCCGCCATCACCTGCTCGGCCCACGTGGCCGGCGTCCCCGCCAAGCTGTGGGCCCGCATCGTGAGCGCCGGGGAGCAGCAGCACCCCACGGCCGCCTCCGGTGCCTCG AGCTGGCCTATCACCGGGGGCCGGAACCTGGCTCAGGAGCCGTCCCAGCGAGGATTGCTGCTGACCGG CCACGAGGATGGCACCGTGCGGTTCTGGGACGCCTCCGGCGTGGCCCTGCGGCCACTCTACAAGCTGAGCACGGCCGGCCTCTTTCAGACCGACTGCGAGCACGCCGACAGCCTGGCCCAGGCCGCCGAGGACGACTGGCCGCCCTTCCGCAAG GTGGGCTGCTTCGACCCCTACAGCGACGATCCACGGCTTGGCGTGCAGAAGGTGGCGCTCTGCAAGTACACCGCCCAGATGGTGGTTGCCGGCACCGCGGGCCAG gtgCTGGTGCTGGAGTTAAGTGACGAGCCGTCGGAGCAGGCGGTGGGCGTGGCCAGCGTGGACCTCCTCCAGGACCGTGAGGGCTTCACGTGGAAGGGCCACGAGCGGCTGAGCCCACGCACAGGGCCGCTGCCCTGGCCGGCCGGCTTCCAGCCCCGCGCACTGGTCCAGTGCCTGCCGCCGGCTGCCGTCACTGCCGTCACGCTCCACGCCGAGTGGGGCCTCGTGGCCTTCGGCACCAGCCACGGCTTCGGCCTCTTTGACTACCTGCGCAGGAGCCCCGTGCTGGCCAG GTGCACCTTGCACCCCAACGACTCCCTGGCCATGGAGGGGCCGCTGTCCCGCGTGAAGTCGCTCAAGAAGTCGCTGCGCCAGTCCTTCCGGCGCATCCGCAAAAGCCGCGTCTCGGGCAAGAAGCGCTTGACCGCCACCGGCAGCAAG TTGCAGGAGGCCAATGCGCAGCTGGCGGAGCAGGCCGGCCCCCACGACGTGGAGGTGACGCCCGTGCAGCGCCGCATTGAGCCCCGCTCGGCCGACGACTCCCTCTCGGGCGTCGTGCGCTGCCTCTACTTCGCCGACACCTTCCTTCGCGACG CGGCCCACCACGGCCCCACCATGTGGGCGGGCACCAACTCGGGCTCCGTATTTGCCTACGCGCTGGAGGTGCCGGCGGCAGCGGCGAACAGCGACAGGCGGCCCGAGCGGGCAGTGGAGGCCGTGCTGGGCAAGGAGGTACAGCTGATGCACCGCGCACCCGTGGTGGCCGTGGCCGTGCTGGATGGACGCGGCCGCCCGCTGCCGGAGCCCTACGAGGCCTCAAGGGACCTGGCGCAGGCGCCCGACATGCAGGGCGGCCACGCTGTGCTTATCGCATCTGAGGAGCAGTTCAAG GTGTTCACGCTGCCCAAAGTGAGCGCCAAGACCAAGTTCAAGCTGACGGCCCACGAGGGCTGCCGAGTGCGCAAGGTGGCCCTGGCCACCTTTGCCAGCGTGGCCTGCGAGGACTACGCCGAGACCTGCCTGGCCTGCCTCACCAACCTGGGCGACGTGCATGTGTTCTCGGTGCCCGGCCTGCGGCCCCAGGTGCACTACGCCTGCATCCGCAAGGAGGACATCAGCGGCATCGCCTCCTGCGTCTTCACACGACACGGCCAGG GGTTCTACCTGATTTCCCCGTCGGAGTTTGAGCGCTTCTCCCTGAGCGCCCGGAACATCACGGAGCCGCTCTGCTCTCTGGACATCAGTTGGCCCCGCGATGCCATGCATGCCAG CTACAGGCCCCGAGAGTCGCCCAAGCTGAGCCAGGCTAACGGGACCCCTGGCGTCGTCCTGGGCCCACAGAGCCGCGGCGGAAGCCCCGATCCCACCCGCAGCGAGGGAGCTG ACACCCCGGAGCCGCCGGAGGCCACGCTCTCACCCACGTCCGTCGACTCGGCCACCAGTGCCGACACGACGCTGGACACGACAGGGGACGTGACGGTGGAGGACGTGAAGGACTTCCTGGG CTCTTCAGAGGAATCCGAAAAGAACCTGCGGAACCTGTCAGAAGAGGACGAGGCCCGAGCCTGCCCCATCCTGATCGGATGA
- the LLGL1 gene encoding lethal(2) giant larvae protein homolog 1 isoform X1, with protein MMKFRFRRQGADPQREKLKQELFAFHKTVEHGFPNQPSALAFDPELRIMAIGTRSGAVKIYGAPGVEFTGLHRDAATVTQMHFLPGQGRLLTLLDDSSLHLWEVVHHNGCAHLEEALHHQPPSRPGFDGASGLPSLARITVVLLVAAGDLAALGTEGGSVFFLDVPTLTLLEGQTLGPDEVLRSVPDDYRCGKALGPVEALQGRLRDPARILVGYSRGLLVIWNRAARCADRIFLGTQQLESVCWERSGRTLVSSHSDGSYAVWATDAGDSPMTQPTVATTPYGPFPCKAISKILWRNCASGEHFVVFSGGMPRASYGDRHCVSVLQAETLVTLDFTSRVIDFFTVHSTRPEDEFDEPQALAVLLEEELVVLDLQTPGWPAVPAPYLAPLHSSAITCSAHVAGVPAKLWARIVSAGEQQHPTAASGASSWPITGGRNLAQEPSQRGLLLTGHEDGTVRFWDASGVALRPLYKLSTAGLFQTDCEHADSLAQAAEDDWPPFRKVGCFDPYSDDPRLGVQKVALCKYTAQMVVAGTAGQVLVLELSDEPSEQAVGVASVDLLQDREGFTWKGHERLSPRTGPLPWPAGFQPRALVQCLPPAAVTAVTLHAEWGLVAFGTSHGFGLFDYLRRSPVLARCTLHPNDSLAMEGPLSRVKSLKKSLRQSFRRIRKSRVSGKKRLTATGSKLQEANAQLAEQAGPHDVEVTPVQRRIEPRSADDSLSGVVRCLYFADTFLRDAAHHGPTMWAGTNSGSVFAYALEVPAAAANSDRRPERAVEAVLGKEVQLMHRAPVVAVAVLDGRGRPLPEPYEASRDLAQAPDMQGGHAVLIASEEQFKVFTLPKVSAKTKFKLTAHEGCRVRKVALATFASVACEDYAETCLACLTNLGDVHVFSVPGLRPQVHYACIRKEDISGIASCVFTRHGQGEGPGRQGRGRPRDFREGAGPSLCSPLPSRPPPGFYLISPSEFERFSLSARNITEPLCSLDISWPRDAMHASYRPRESPKLSQANGTPGVVLGPQSRGGSPDPTRSEGADTPEPPEATLSPTSVDSATSADTTLDTTGDVTVEDVKDFLGSSEESEKNLRNLSEEDEARACPILIG; from the exons CTACGGTGCCCCCGGCGTGGAGTTCACGGGCCTGCATCGAGACGCGGCCACCGTCACCCAGATGCACTTCCTGCCCGGCCAG GGCCGCCTCCTGACCTTGCTGGACGACAGCAGCCTCCATCTTTGGGAGGTCGTCCACCACAACGGTTGCGCCCACCTGGAGGAAGCCCTCCACCACCAGCCACCCAGTCGCCCGGGCTTTGATGGTGCCAG TGGCCTGCCCAGCCTCGCCCGCATCACCGTGGTCCTGCTGGTGGCTGCCGGTGACCTGGCGGCCCTGGGCACTGAGGGCGGAAGCGTCTTCTTCCTGGATGTTCCCACCCTGACGCTGCTTGAGGGGCAGACCCTTGGCCCGGACGAGGTTCTGCGGAG CGTGCCCGACGACTACCGGTGCGGCAAGGCCCTGGGCCCCGTGGAGGCGCTGCAGGGACGCCTGCGGGACCCCGCCCGGATCCTCGTCGGCTACAGCCGGGGCCTGCTGGTCATCTGGAACAGGGCCGCGCGGTGTGCCGACCGCATCTTCCTGGGCACCCAG CAGCTGGAGAGCGTGTGCTGGGAGCGCAGCGGCCGCACGCTGGTCAGCTCGCACAGCGATGGCAGCTACGCCGTCTGGGCCACGGACGCCGGCGACTCCCCGATGACACAGCCCACTGTGGCCACCACGCCCTACG GCCCCTTCCCCTGCAAAGCCATCAGCAAGATCCTGTGGCGAAACTGTGCGTCTGG CGAGCACTTCGTCGTCTTCAGCGGCGGCATGCCCCGCGCCAGCTATGGCGACCGCCACTGCGTGAGTGTGCTCCAGGCCGAGACCCTGGTGACGCTGGACTTCACCTCCCGCGTCATCGACTTCTTCACGGTGCACAGCACGCGGCCCGAGGACG AGTTCGACGAGCCGCAGGCCCTGGCCGTGCTGCTCGAAGAGGAGCTGGTGGTGCTGGACCTGCAGACGCCCGGCTGGCCGGCTGTGCCCGCCCCGTACCTGGCCCCGCTGCACTCGTCCGCCATCACCTGCTCGGCCCACGTGGCCGGCGTCCCCGCCAAGCTGTGGGCCCGCATCGTGAGCGCCGGGGAGCAGCAGCACCCCACGGCCGCCTCCGGTGCCTCG AGCTGGCCTATCACCGGGGGCCGGAACCTGGCTCAGGAGCCGTCCCAGCGAGGATTGCTGCTGACCGG CCACGAGGATGGCACCGTGCGGTTCTGGGACGCCTCCGGCGTGGCCCTGCGGCCACTCTACAAGCTGAGCACGGCCGGCCTCTTTCAGACCGACTGCGAGCACGCCGACAGCCTGGCCCAGGCCGCCGAGGACGACTGGCCGCCCTTCCGCAAG GTGGGCTGCTTCGACCCCTACAGCGACGATCCACGGCTTGGCGTGCAGAAGGTGGCGCTCTGCAAGTACACCGCCCAGATGGTGGTTGCCGGCACCGCGGGCCAG gtgCTGGTGCTGGAGTTAAGTGACGAGCCGTCGGAGCAGGCGGTGGGCGTGGCCAGCGTGGACCTCCTCCAGGACCGTGAGGGCTTCACGTGGAAGGGCCACGAGCGGCTGAGCCCACGCACAGGGCCGCTGCCCTGGCCGGCCGGCTTCCAGCCCCGCGCACTGGTCCAGTGCCTGCCGCCGGCTGCCGTCACTGCCGTCACGCTCCACGCCGAGTGGGGCCTCGTGGCCTTCGGCACCAGCCACGGCTTCGGCCTCTTTGACTACCTGCGCAGGAGCCCCGTGCTGGCCAG GTGCACCTTGCACCCCAACGACTCCCTGGCCATGGAGGGGCCGCTGTCCCGCGTGAAGTCGCTCAAGAAGTCGCTGCGCCAGTCCTTCCGGCGCATCCGCAAAAGCCGCGTCTCGGGCAAGAAGCGCTTGACCGCCACCGGCAGCAAG TTGCAGGAGGCCAATGCGCAGCTGGCGGAGCAGGCCGGCCCCCACGACGTGGAGGTGACGCCCGTGCAGCGCCGCATTGAGCCCCGCTCGGCCGACGACTCCCTCTCGGGCGTCGTGCGCTGCCTCTACTTCGCCGACACCTTCCTTCGCGACG CGGCCCACCACGGCCCCACCATGTGGGCGGGCACCAACTCGGGCTCCGTATTTGCCTACGCGCTGGAGGTGCCGGCGGCAGCGGCGAACAGCGACAGGCGGCCCGAGCGGGCAGTGGAGGCCGTGCTGGGCAAGGAGGTACAGCTGATGCACCGCGCACCCGTGGTGGCCGTGGCCGTGCTGGATGGACGCGGCCGCCCGCTGCCGGAGCCCTACGAGGCCTCAAGGGACCTGGCGCAGGCGCCCGACATGCAGGGCGGCCACGCTGTGCTTATCGCATCTGAGGAGCAGTTCAAG GTGTTCACGCTGCCCAAAGTGAGCGCCAAGACCAAGTTCAAGCTGACGGCCCACGAGGGCTGCCGAGTGCGCAAGGTGGCCCTGGCCACCTTTGCCAGCGTGGCCTGCGAGGACTACGCCGAGACCTGCCTGGCCTGCCTCACCAACCTGGGCGACGTGCATGTGTTCTCGGTGCCCGGCCTGCGGCCCCAGGTGCACTACGCCTGCATCCGCAAGGAGGACATCAGCGGCATCGCCTCCTGCGTCTTCACACGACACGGCCAGGGTGAGGGCCCCGGCCGGCAGGGGAGGGGCCGCCCACGGGACTTCCGGGAGGGGGCGGGCCCTTCACTGTGCTCTCCGCTCCCCTCCCGCCCGCCCCCAGGGTTCTACCTGATTTCCCCGTCGGAGTTTGAGCGCTTCTCCCTGAGCGCCCGGAACATCACGGAGCCGCTCTGCTCTCTGGACATCAGTTGGCCCCGCGATGCCATGCATGCCAG CTACAGGCCCCGAGAGTCGCCCAAGCTGAGCCAGGCTAACGGGACCCCTGGCGTCGTCCTGGGCCCACAGAGCCGCGGCGGAAGCCCCGATCCCACCCGCAGCGAGGGAGCTG ACACCCCGGAGCCGCCGGAGGCCACGCTCTCACCCACGTCCGTCGACTCGGCCACCAGTGCCGACACGACGCTGGACACGACAGGGGACGTGACGGTGGAGGACGTGAAGGACTTCCTGGG CTCTTCAGAGGAATCCGAAAAGAACCTGCGGAACCTGTCAGAAGAGGACGAGGCCCGAGCCTGCCCCATCCTGATCGGATGA
- the LLGL1 gene encoding lethal(2) giant larvae protein homolog 1 isoform X5, with protein MGAKQWQSLEAALGWVGRASANALTSLQTVEHGFPNQPSALAFDPELRIMAIGTRSGAVKIYGAPGVEFTGLHRDAATVTQMHFLPGQGRLLTLLDDSSLHLWEVVHHNGCAHLEEALHHQPPSRPGFDGASGLPSLARITVVLLVAAGDLAALGTEGGSVFFLDVPTLTLLEGQTLGPDEVLRSVPDDYRCGKALGPVEALQGRLRDPARILVGYSRGLLVIWNRAARCADRIFLGTQQLESVCWERSGRTLVSSHSDGSYAVWATDAGDSPMTQPTVATTPYGPFPCKAISKILWRNCASGEHFVVFSGGMPRASYGDRHCVSVLQAETLVTLDFTSRVIDFFTVHSTRPEDEFDEPQALAVLLEEELVVLDLQTPGWPAVPAPYLAPLHSSAITCSAHVAGVPAKLWARIVSAGEQQHPTAASGASSWPITGGRNLAQEPSQRGLLLTGHEDGTVRFWDASGVALRPLYKLSTAGLFQTDCEHADSLAQAAEDDWPPFRKVGCFDPYSDDPRLGVQKVALCKYTAQMVVAGTAGQVLVLELSDEPSEQAVGVASVDLLQDREGFTWKGHERLSPRTGPLPWPAGFQPRALVQCLPPAAVTAVTLHAEWGLVAFGTSHGFGLFDYLRRSPVLARCTLHPNDSLAMEGPLSRVKSLKKSLRQSFRRIRKSRVSGKKRLTATGSKLQEANAQLAEQAGPHDVEVTPVQRRIEPRSADDSLSGVVRCLYFADTFLRDAAHHGPTMWAGTNSGSVFAYALEVPAAAANSDRRPERAVEAVLGKEVQLMHRAPVVAVAVLDGRGRPLPEPYEASRDLAQAPDMQGGHAVLIASEEQFKVFTLPKVSAKTKFKLTAHEGCRVRKVALATFASVACEDYAETCLACLTNLGDVHVFSVPGLRPQVHYACIRKEDISGIASCVFTRHGQGFYLISPSEFERFSLSARNITEPLCSLDISWPRDAMHASYRPRESPKLSQANGTPGVVLGPQSRGGSPDPTRSEGADTPEPPEATLSPTSVDSATSADTTLDTTGDVTVEDVKDFLGSSEESEKNLRNLSEEDEARACPILIG; from the exons CTACGGTGCCCCCGGCGTGGAGTTCACGGGCCTGCATCGAGACGCGGCCACCGTCACCCAGATGCACTTCCTGCCCGGCCAG GGCCGCCTCCTGACCTTGCTGGACGACAGCAGCCTCCATCTTTGGGAGGTCGTCCACCACAACGGTTGCGCCCACCTGGAGGAAGCCCTCCACCACCAGCCACCCAGTCGCCCGGGCTTTGATGGTGCCAG TGGCCTGCCCAGCCTCGCCCGCATCACCGTGGTCCTGCTGGTGGCTGCCGGTGACCTGGCGGCCCTGGGCACTGAGGGCGGAAGCGTCTTCTTCCTGGATGTTCCCACCCTGACGCTGCTTGAGGGGCAGACCCTTGGCCCGGACGAGGTTCTGCGGAG CGTGCCCGACGACTACCGGTGCGGCAAGGCCCTGGGCCCCGTGGAGGCGCTGCAGGGACGCCTGCGGGACCCCGCCCGGATCCTCGTCGGCTACAGCCGGGGCCTGCTGGTCATCTGGAACAGGGCCGCGCGGTGTGCCGACCGCATCTTCCTGGGCACCCAG CAGCTGGAGAGCGTGTGCTGGGAGCGCAGCGGCCGCACGCTGGTCAGCTCGCACAGCGATGGCAGCTACGCCGTCTGGGCCACGGACGCCGGCGACTCCCCGATGACACAGCCCACTGTGGCCACCACGCCCTACG GCCCCTTCCCCTGCAAAGCCATCAGCAAGATCCTGTGGCGAAACTGTGCGTCTGG CGAGCACTTCGTCGTCTTCAGCGGCGGCATGCCCCGCGCCAGCTATGGCGACCGCCACTGCGTGAGTGTGCTCCAGGCCGAGACCCTGGTGACGCTGGACTTCACCTCCCGCGTCATCGACTTCTTCACGGTGCACAGCACGCGGCCCGAGGACG AGTTCGACGAGCCGCAGGCCCTGGCCGTGCTGCTCGAAGAGGAGCTGGTGGTGCTGGACCTGCAGACGCCCGGCTGGCCGGCTGTGCCCGCCCCGTACCTGGCCCCGCTGCACTCGTCCGCCATCACCTGCTCGGCCCACGTGGCCGGCGTCCCCGCCAAGCTGTGGGCCCGCATCGTGAGCGCCGGGGAGCAGCAGCACCCCACGGCCGCCTCCGGTGCCTCG AGCTGGCCTATCACCGGGGGCCGGAACCTGGCTCAGGAGCCGTCCCAGCGAGGATTGCTGCTGACCGG CCACGAGGATGGCACCGTGCGGTTCTGGGACGCCTCCGGCGTGGCCCTGCGGCCACTCTACAAGCTGAGCACGGCCGGCCTCTTTCAGACCGACTGCGAGCACGCCGACAGCCTGGCCCAGGCCGCCGAGGACGACTGGCCGCCCTTCCGCAAG GTGGGCTGCTTCGACCCCTACAGCGACGATCCACGGCTTGGCGTGCAGAAGGTGGCGCTCTGCAAGTACACCGCCCAGATGGTGGTTGCCGGCACCGCGGGCCAG gtgCTGGTGCTGGAGTTAAGTGACGAGCCGTCGGAGCAGGCGGTGGGCGTGGCCAGCGTGGACCTCCTCCAGGACCGTGAGGGCTTCACGTGGAAGGGCCACGAGCGGCTGAGCCCACGCACAGGGCCGCTGCCCTGGCCGGCCGGCTTCCAGCCCCGCGCACTGGTCCAGTGCCTGCCGCCGGCTGCCGTCACTGCCGTCACGCTCCACGCCGAGTGGGGCCTCGTGGCCTTCGGCACCAGCCACGGCTTCGGCCTCTTTGACTACCTGCGCAGGAGCCCCGTGCTGGCCAG GTGCACCTTGCACCCCAACGACTCCCTGGCCATGGAGGGGCCGCTGTCCCGCGTGAAGTCGCTCAAGAAGTCGCTGCGCCAGTCCTTCCGGCGCATCCGCAAAAGCCGCGTCTCGGGCAAGAAGCGCTTGACCGCCACCGGCAGCAAG TTGCAGGAGGCCAATGCGCAGCTGGCGGAGCAGGCCGGCCCCCACGACGTGGAGGTGACGCCCGTGCAGCGCCGCATTGAGCCCCGCTCGGCCGACGACTCCCTCTCGGGCGTCGTGCGCTGCCTCTACTTCGCCGACACCTTCCTTCGCGACG CGGCCCACCACGGCCCCACCATGTGGGCGGGCACCAACTCGGGCTCCGTATTTGCCTACGCGCTGGAGGTGCCGGCGGCAGCGGCGAACAGCGACAGGCGGCCCGAGCGGGCAGTGGAGGCCGTGCTGGGCAAGGAGGTACAGCTGATGCACCGCGCACCCGTGGTGGCCGTGGCCGTGCTGGATGGACGCGGCCGCCCGCTGCCGGAGCCCTACGAGGCCTCAAGGGACCTGGCGCAGGCGCCCGACATGCAGGGCGGCCACGCTGTGCTTATCGCATCTGAGGAGCAGTTCAAG GTGTTCACGCTGCCCAAAGTGAGCGCCAAGACCAAGTTCAAGCTGACGGCCCACGAGGGCTGCCGAGTGCGCAAGGTGGCCCTGGCCACCTTTGCCAGCGTGGCCTGCGAGGACTACGCCGAGACCTGCCTGGCCTGCCTCACCAACCTGGGCGACGTGCATGTGTTCTCGGTGCCCGGCCTGCGGCCCCAGGTGCACTACGCCTGCATCCGCAAGGAGGACATCAGCGGCATCGCCTCCTGCGTCTTCACACGACACGGCCAGG GGTTCTACCTGATTTCCCCGTCGGAGTTTGAGCGCTTCTCCCTGAGCGCCCGGAACATCACGGAGCCGCTCTGCTCTCTGGACATCAGTTGGCCCCGCGATGCCATGCATGCCAG CTACAGGCCCCGAGAGTCGCCCAAGCTGAGCCAGGCTAACGGGACCCCTGGCGTCGTCCTGGGCCCACAGAGCCGCGGCGGAAGCCCCGATCCCACCCGCAGCGAGGGAGCTG ACACCCCGGAGCCGCCGGAGGCCACGCTCTCACCCACGTCCGTCGACTCGGCCACCAGTGCCGACACGACGCTGGACACGACAGGGGACGTGACGGTGGAGGACGTGAAGGACTTCCTGGG CTCTTCAGAGGAATCCGAAAAGAACCTGCGGAACCTGTCAGAAGAGGACGAGGCCCGAGCCTGCCCCATCCTGATCGGATGA